aaaagagaggggtatgaactcacctttgcttgttgtttttggtttagaaggaagaaatgaagaaaatttggtcctagcaagccttcttggaagatctcgaacttagaggttTCTAAGATggtgatcatgagtttgaataAACTTAGGAGGAGATTTTTGAGGAAATGAAGTAGTTAGATCATGGATTTAAACACCAACTTACCTTAAATGTTGATTTTTGAGGAAGAAGCTCCTTGAAAAGctctaaatctcgaaatttttaAAGAATGAGTGCAAGtgttcttgagaggatttggaaagAATAGGAATCAAttttgtgggtgtgtgtgtgtctccTCTCGGCCGAGAATtaagaataagaagaagagaGAGGGTTGAGGTGACCATcatagatgcatgttggtccatgcatggaagtatgtgGTGTATTAATGAGGTGGCAATCTTAGAGTCAACTCTTTTCTCCTCATGTTTTGTGGTTTGGgccgagagagggagaagaaagaAAAGAGATTGGGCCTTTTTatgcttaagcccatattatgatccaattagatgatttttggtccaattgaTCCTTGGAAGAGGGTTCACGGCCATTTAAggtccaataaggtccattagggtattttatttcattctaggcccaatatggcccaaaatattaaaataaatgggagtgggtccaattagagcccatttaagagttcgaagcccaagatagtcaaattggaagcttattggcccattgggcccaataaggaagtcctagtccaaaatggatttaaaccgggatttcaagggtttccaattctttgttgactatttgcagtgcttgtataaagtgtttgatggaagttttgttgttattgaataagcatcatacatgctttcacattttttgttcacatttgttatcattgttgttgtcaCAAGTAACTTTATGATACTTCTTAACTAACAATCCTCTAATATACAactctttattttgattagtaCTTTCACTATGGCAAACCTTAGCAAACTTGAGTTTATGGCTCTTGACATTAGTGgaaaaaaatatttatcatggATCCTTGATGCTGAAATCCACATTGATGCTATGGGTCTTGGAAACACCATAAAGGATGTAAATCCTTTAAATGAAGCATCAAGCCAAGAAAAGGCTAAGGCGATGATTTTCCTTCGCCACCATCTCGATGATGGATTAAAAGCTAAATACCTTACTATAAAAGATCCAGCTGATCTTTGGAATAATTTGAAAGAGAGGTATGATCATCAAAAAACTATGATACTTCCTAGAGCTCGTTTTGATTGGTTACACCTTCGGCTACAAGATTTTAAATCTATGAGTTAGTATAATTCAGCCATGTTCAAAATTACTTCCCAACTAAAACTATGTGGTGAGACTATAACTGATGAAGACATGCTAGAGAAAACCTTCTCTACTTTTCATGCTACTAACATGGTCCTGCAACAGCAATATCGTGAGAAAGGGTTTAAAAAATATTGTGAATTAATCTCATATCTTCTTGTGGCTGAACAAAATAATGAGCTCTTAATGAAAAATCTCCAATCACGTTCGACCGGTTCTAGTCCATTCCCTGAAGTGAATGCGACATCATCTGGTTATAACAGATGTGGGTCTAACCGTATCCGTGGCCGTGATCGTGGTCGAGGTCGTGGACGTGGTGGATGCCGTCATAATAATCTtcccaacaataataataatataagtaacCACCAGAAGTGGGAGAGTAACAAAAACCCACATCCTAATGATAAAAGTGGCCAAGGCAAAAAGAAAGTTGAAAATGTTTGTCACCGATGTGGAATGACCGGTCATTGGTTGCGTACATGTCGCAGTCCAAAGCATTTTGTTGATCTTTATCAAGCTTCTCTAAAATATAAAGAAGGAAAAAATGCGGAAACAAATTTCGTTCAAAATTATTTTTACGAAGATCAACTAGAAATGGGACATTTGAATGTCGCCGATTATCTTGCCAACACGGAAGGGACAAACGGTGTTATGGATGGTGATGGAAGTACCCAATTTTTCCCATAAAAGGAGATGGATATGCCATATCATGGAATTGTTGGTTTTCtagtatcattttatttttgcatTATGTTTGTTTAGAGTCATTGTCATGCTCCAGAATAATATGTAGTTTTGTTTAATgtcttttatgatttttgtgtcaTAGTCTATTTAATGAGAAGAGATCTTGATGATtcttctcaaaataataatacatGACTTTATTTCTCTAAGTTGAATATTTCTTatttcttattatttttattttgaagagaAATATGGATATTCGCAAAAGAAATGAGGAAGATATATGTCTTGCAGACAGTGCAACAACACATAgcatttttaataatgaaaaatatTCTGCTTACTTATCAATTGGAGAAGCAAATGTTAATACAATAACGGGTAGTGCAAAAATGATTGAAGGCTCCGGAAGAGCGAATATCATATTACCACAAAGGACAATAATTACAATTGGAGATGCATTATTTTCatcaaaatcaccaagaaatttattaagttttaaggatATTCGGTCCAATGGATATCATGTTGAAACAACCAATGATGGTGATAAAGAGTATCTCAATATTACAAAAATGATATCGGGTAAGAAAAGTCTTTTGGAAAAATTACCCGTATTGTCCTCCGGATTGTATTATACAAATATTAGAATGATTGAATCTCATGCTATTGAAAATAAAAGGTATGATAACATCTAAAAATTTTGGCATGACCGGTTGGGCCATCCCAGATCAATTATGATGCGCAAAATAATTGAAAGTTCAAGTGGTCATTCCTTGAAAAACCAGAAGATTTTTCAAGCTAATGAATTGTCTTGTGTTGCATGTTCTCAAGGAAAATTAATTTCTCGTCCATCATTGAATAAAGTTGGGTATGAAAGTCCTAGTTTTTTAAAAAGAATTCAAGGGGATATATGTGGACCAATTCATCCaccatgtggaccatttagatattttatggtCTTAATTGACGCGTCAACTAGATGGTCACACGTGTGCTTGTTATCTAGCCGTAATCTCGCTTTCGCAAGATTACTAGCACAAATAATCCGCCTAAGGGCACATTTTCCCGATTACCCAATTAAGAAAATTCGACTTGACAATGCTGGAGAATTTACATCACAAGCTTTTAATGACTATTGCATGTCGATTGGGATAACTATTGAACATCATGTTGCATATGTTCATACACAAAATTGTTTAGCTGAGGCGTTAATCAAACGCCTTCAATTAATTGCAAGACCATTACTAATGCATTCTAAACTTCCTACATCGACATTGGGGCATGCAATTTTACACACGGCATCACTTATACGAATCAGGCCAACTAGTTATCATAAGTTCTCCCCTATTCAACTGGTTTGCAGCCATGTACCAAATATTTCCCATCTAAGGACATTTGATGTGCAATTTATGTACCAATTTCTCCACCTCACCGCACAAAAATGGGTCCTCAAAGAAGAATGTGAATTTATGTTGGATACGAATCTCCATCTATAGTAAAATATTTAGAACCATCAACTGGAGATTTATTTACAGCTAGATTTGACGATTGTCATTTTGATGAATTAGTTTTTCCAacattagggggagaaataaagaaGCTAGAGAATAAAATCTCTTGGAATGAATTATCACTTTCAGTTTTAGATCCTCGTTCAAGTCAATGTGAACTTGAAGTGAAAAAGATAATTCATTTACAAAATATAGCAAATCAATTGCCAGATGCATTTACTGACCCTAAGAGAGTAACAAAGTCTCATTTACCAGCTGTAAATGCTCCAGTTAGAATTGATATACTAGAAGGAAAAAATACAACTACAAATGAATCAAAGGCACGCCTAAAGCGTGGAAGACAAACCGGTTCCAAAGATAAAAATCCTCGAAAACGAAAGGGAGCAAATATAATTTAAATGGTCCAAAAGAGAAAACAGAATCTTTTGAAAAGATTAATGAAGCTCCAAAAGAGCCCAATGACATAACAAAAGAAACCGGGGTACCtgaaaattatgaaaatgaagagatcTCAATAAATTATGTCATGACAGGAATAAGATGGAACCGAAATAAGATAGACATCGACGATTATTTTTCATATCATGTTGCGTGCGAGATTATGGAAGAAAATGAGGATCTTGAACCTAAATCTATAGATGAATGTAGAAATATAAAAGATTGGCCAAAATGGAAAGATGCAATCAACAAAGAGATTAATTCTCTTACTCAATGAAAAGTTTTTGGACCTATAGTCAGTGCACCAAACGGAGTAAGACTAGTGGGACACAAATGGGTATTTGTGCGCAAAAGAAACAAGAAGAATGAAGTTGTGAGATATAAAACAAAACTTGTTGCACAAGGTTTTACCCAAAGACCCGAAATTGTTTATGAAGAAACATACTCTCTTGTGGTTGATGCAATCACATTCTGTTATCTAATAAGTCTGGTAACGCATGAAAAATTGGAGATGCATCTGATGGATGTAGTTACCGCCTATTTATATGGTTCACTTGAGAATGATATTTATATGAAAATCCCAGAAGGGTTTAAGGTGCCAGAAGCACAAACTCCTAATTCTCGTGAAGTATATTcggtaaaattaaataaatctttgtatggATTGAAACAATCTGGCCGTATGTGGTTTAATTGTTTAAGTACATTTCTTTTAAAAGAGGGCTATAAAAATGATCCATTAAGCGCATGTGTATTCATAAAAAGATCTGGATCAGAATTTGTGAGAATTGTTGTTTACGTAGATGATTTGAACATAACTGGAACTCCTGGAGAATTGGAAAATGCCACTTCTTGTTTGAAAGAAAAATTCGAAATGAAAGATCTTGGTAAAACGAAATTTTGTTTGGGTCTTCAAATTGAGCACACCAAAAAGGGAGTTTTTGTACATCAATCTAGTTATCTAGAAAAGGTGCTTAAAAGGTTTTATATGGATAACTCACATCCATTGAGTACCCCGATGGTAGTAAGGAATTTAGATGCCGAAAAGGACCAATTTCGGCCTtgtgaaaaacatgaaaaacttctTGGTCCCGAAGTACCATATCTTAGTGCTATTGGTGCACTAATGTATCTTGCTAATAATACGAGACCTGATATATCTTTTGCTATAAACTTATTAGCAAGATATAGTTCTTGCCCAACAAGAAGACATTGGAATGGAGTCAAACACATTCTTTGATATCTTCGAGGTACAATGGATATGGGCTTATATTATTTAAATTCATCAAATTCGGGGTTAATTGGTTATGCAGGTGCTGGATATTTGTCTGATCCACACAAAGCTCGATCCCAAACAGGTtatttattcatttgtggagGTACCGCAATTTCTTGGCGTTCTGTTAAACAAACTTTAGTTGCTTCTTCTTCTAACCATGCAGAGATTATAGCAATTCATGAGGCAAGCCATGAATGTATTTGGTTAAGAAATTTAACTCATCACTTTCGTGAGAGTTGTGGTCTAACTTCTAACAGGAACGTTCCAACCATACTATATGAAGATAATGCGGTTTGTATAGCCTAATTCAAGGAAGGTTTTATCAAAGGAGATAGAACCGAACATATAtcaccaaagttttttttactcaTGATTTTCAAAAAGAGCGTGGCCCCAACATCCAGAAAATTCAATCAAGTAACAACTTGGCAGATTTGTTCACTAAAGCGCTCCCTACATCCAAATTTAAAAACATGGTACGAAATATTGGTATGCGACGCTTTAAGGAAATCAAGTGATGTGATGATCATGGGGAGTTGGAAACATATTGTACTCTTTTCCTTAGCAAGGTTTTTAACGAGGCAATTGTTCCAAATATCTATTATTAATCATCTACTCTTTTTCCTCAATAAATGGTTTTCCCATGAGGTTTTACCTAGTAAGGTTTTAACGAGGCATGATATAATCGTCATTcaagggggagtgttatcaaaTATTAGTTTGTGAATGAACATTGGATTCTCCATTTCTCCCTTAACTCCCCATCATTATTTAGCATTAGTAGCAACCATTTCAATGTGTTTTATGAATGTAGTAATACACCATCGTAATGTGCATTCATATTATAGATCATCTTTCATCGTATTTGGATAGTATAAATAGTGAGCCATATGTATTAGAAACTTGATGATTTCATCACAAGTTTTGGAATAAAAGTTCTCTATACTCTCATTTCTTTCTTTAGTTTATAATTTATCttattatttgatcatattttataacaGAAAACTTATTTTATTGATATTTATATTGAATCATATGAGGTTTAGGTTGAACACAAATAAAAGTTTTGCTgaacttttaatttaaataatttttaaGTGTTGTTAACTTCCAATATCtttaaaactattcatttatttcaatatatatatatatatatatatatatatatatatatatatatatatatatatatatatggttaggttcatctgagacggcctaattttgtgagaccgtgagatgcattttttttatttattttattttatttttagttaattcaagttccgaaaataatatttaaaaaaagaatttttggatttttccatttattttgcattttaaaattattttttagaatatgtacagtgtaatattctattagaatatttcacatatttttcaaaaaaaatggaatttttttatttttatttatttatttatttattttagttaattcaagttccgaaaataatatttaaaaaaagaatttttagatttttcaatttattttgcattttaaaattattttttagaatatgttagtgtaatattctattagaatatttcacgtatttttcaaaaaaaacgggattttttttaatttatttttagttaattcaagttccgaaaataatatttaattttttttttttggatttttctatttattttgcattttaaaattatttttagatttggtctcacggtctcacaaaattagaatggtctcaaatgaacctgaacctatatatatatatatatatatatatatatatatatatatatatatatatatatatatatatatatatacacggtgTGAgcctcatgtaatacatgggtgtatttaaaacaattaaatatgtataaacatttgagaaatttgaatttataagaaaaatgaaaaatattgaattactaaaattaaagtgttgttttttttctcttttaaatttaaacaaatcatttagataaaataatcaaagcaaattaatgagattttattttaaaattttgaaattataagaaaggtccattaatgaaattgatatacatttattattaaatttaaataccatatgaaatttaataaaattggaaaaccacaaaattacatatggaataaaaattaattcaaaataaccacaaaatgacacgtgacaaaatgaatgagagtgtgacaagtggcaaaaaaaactttcatttattagagaggatatatatatatatatatatatatatatatatatatatatatatatatatatatatatatagagagagagagagagagagagagagagaaagagagagagagagagagagagagagagagagagagagagagaaaatggttCAAATGAGAAACACAAAAGATTAAGGACTCTAAGAACCCTATTAATTAGTAAATATGTACATAATACTCttattaaacatgtaaaaatctcaattttttttgtCTTTCTGATACgaaaataacaaaattataatttttaaagTCTAATATTTTCATTTGTATATGCTTTCTTATTTTAACACAAAACTTATACAAAATACAATTTTACACAGTCAATTTAAAGTTTAAtgcaaaaaattcataacttaataCAAACCATTTTACAATAATTCACTaattaaaaaatatcaaaaactCAAACTCTACCACCACACACCGTGGCCAACCACCGGTATCAGCATTGTAACCATCATTTCTTTCAAATTAGATCTATAAATAAAGTTAttcattaacttaaatactacattcacagtctaataaaacatattaattcatttgttttgaatttaatgcaCAATAATTATAAAAGCTAGTAGATTCTTACAAATTTATACAGCAAAAAAAATTCACaacaaaaataacacaaaaatttatacataaatcGTTTATATTTTAatagaaattataaaaaaatcataacaaaatgccgtcaattcacagtttaaacagaaaattcaccttttaatgcagtcaattcacatttttaaacacaaaaatcattgtttaattcaaaaaattcatagtttaatatagtcaattcacaatttaaataaaaaattcacaacttaatgcaGTTTATTCAAAGTTTAAAAAACACAAATCATAGCTTAATACATAAAAATCACATCCTATtacaataaatttacagtttaatacaaaaaaaaatatataaattcacAACTATATTTAATATGGTtgtgaatttatatatatatatatatatatatatatatatatatatatatatatatatatatatatatatatatgtattaaactgtaaatttattgtaATAGGATGTGATTTTTATGTATTAAGCTatgatttttgtttttcaaaCTTTGAATAAATTGCATTAAGGTgtgaattttttatttaaattgtgaattgactatattaaactATGAAGTTTTTGTATTAAacaatgatttttgtgtttaaaAATGTGAATATGGCATATTATCAATTTGAAATTCTTAATGCagtcaattcatagtttaataagaAAATTAACAACTTATTACAGACAATTCACATTtttaaacacaaaaatcattgtTTAATACAAAAAATTAACAGTTTAATATAGTCACGTCACAATTTAAATAAGAAATCCACATCTTATTACAACTTAATACATAAAAATCACAtcttattaaaataaatttacagtttaatacaaaAATTATAAATTCACAACCAATAATCGAGTTGAAATTTTTAATACAGTCAATTTCACTGTTTAATAAGAAAATTCATATCTTATTACTGTCAAGATAcagtttaaataaaaaattaacagTTTATTgaagtcaattcacagtttaaaacacaaaagTCATATCTTAATACACAaatcatttatattttaacacaaaatctATATtagattcacaacttaatataaccgattcacaacttaatactgTCTATTTAcaggttaatcacaaaattcattaGGAGTAAACTACCACATTTAAGTATTCGTATCTTTAATTCTTTACCCATTGGGTTACctggtttgtttttttttttttataaaaatttataaataatcaCACTATAAAAAATCCAACCTTATTAAACAAAAATAAGGATCCGTATTACATATGCTATTAATCTTCATGTctagtttattttaattataaacaTGAATATTCTTTTAAATACAAAATTATCTTATTTTCTATCCGTAAGAGCTTTATACTCATTTATTTAACAAATTACAGATTTATAAATAGACTAATaataaaaaagaataaaacattgtTGCAaccttttattattttaataatagttTAGTATTTTAATAAGGAAACTATGAAACTATCATATCTAACCAGATTTGAGCAAAAACACATTCAAAAAGACTAGTTCATAATTTGTTCACAGCTTAATATACTAGTCATTCACAACTTAAAAGATACATTCTTTTCATTgagacatttcatcaaacaccttttATGCATCTGATTTAAAAACTTTTCTATCTAAGCATTATCATCATAAATCGAACCATAGAaaaaatacacaaataataaaaatgagGAGGTACAAAAAATCTGATCTGGTGGTAGAACCATCGTCGGCCACCTAGAAGTGTGCAACAACCACCAGATCTACAACTAAAATACACCAAACAAATCATATCTGATGCAAATCTAATGCTATCACGAATATCATAGATAAGAGATGAAGGCATACCTGTCGGAGTTTCACCGGAGCGACTAGCAGCAGAAGTGGTGGTGATTGACGACGTTAGTGTCGTTCTTCGGTGTTAGAGCTCAAAAACGTTAGATCTGATGCAGATCTATGTGTTTTTCACCGAAAATCATGGAGAAAGAGATATAGGAAAGCTTTTCGTGTTTAACCGGAGCTGAGAGGAAGCAACTATGGTGACGACTGATGGCGGTGGTGTGGTTTGTCGGTTTTAGAGCTCAAATACGTTAGATCTAGTGCAGATCTACGTGTTTTGTCATAGATCATGAAGAATGTTAGGGTACAAAGTTCTTCATGTATGACTTTGTAgatggtttgacttttgtaaacccacttgcatgtggtgcattagccttaTGACTAATGAGTATtagagaatgagagagagagagagagagagagagagagagacatgtaaataCCTCTATATAatgtgggttcataccacttgagaggtgtgcttgagagatgtagttcaTAGGGATTAGTGAGTGAGATATTTATGAAGTTCTAGACTACATCCCTTTTGGTACTCATTTACTATGATCGAATATatcttttagcacccaaatcaccatgttcattatgaaaactttaattccgcatgccaaaccaagttcttatgtcactacaattggtatcagagcgggtcttcaagatcaacgtgatttttgaagaacgattctcggtttggcaacttTTGTCGCAATTGAAGCATTTTTGGTGAGTcgctctctatgatctctcttaatctcATTGAATTGTGTGTTGCATTTTTTATTCATGATCGTTTGACTCATTAGATCAATTTTTTCTTGAAAAACCTCATTGAttatccaataattttttttaagatcaaattcaaccaaaaataaaatttaaattcgaTTATTGTTCATTGTTTGTTTTGAGAGGCCAAAATTTCGAAACTACTATTCATGTCTATTTTTAGCCGAATCTTGAATTACTGTTCGTTTTATCATCGTAAAACCCAAATTTAATGACCATTTTTTGACTATCAATTCATAAGCCCAATATTCAACATTGTTCATAATAGATTTACTTTAAGTCCATTAATACTTGTTTTGATCCGATATCAATTGATATTAATCGGATATGAAGTGTTGCTCTTATTCATCTTGATACACTTAAAGGACTTGTACTCTTCCATGGTATTGATTGTTCATTGAGTTGAACGTGATTGTTTTTCTTAGCAATTGTCGTATATAAAATCTGTCTTGTGAATCGATTCTATCTAGTTTGTATAAACTTAAAATCGATTGTTATCAAGATGTTGATTGTAGATTCAATTTCAAAAGTCAATCGAGAAAAGTCAATGTCAATGTTGAACTGTTAATTGATATATTAGATTCAATTGAGTGTTACAGTTCGATTTCAATGAAGGATGTATGTTTGAACACACATAAAAGGAAGTATTGAAATCGAAATTATAGAATATGATGTTGATCTAAGGATTGTCGAAATCAATTGCTTGataattttgggacaaacgagatTTTGGATGAAGAGTCGGTTAAGGTTTCAATTTTGACTTGACTGGAAATCATTGATTTTGAGTAACAAAGTCGATTTTGATGTCGCTCGATGAAATTGTTGGTTTTGGAACGATCTGGGAAAGGTCTACCCAAAGGATTGATTGATAACGAAGACTTTTGGTTGATCGTCAagaacaaatattttttttttgctttattgTCAAAACTTTGAACATTGGTTTTGACGATAACAAAGTTTTTGATGACGATTTTGGAATTTCGATTTTGGGTTGATCAATTTGATTGTAAAGTTACTGGGAGTTGATATTTGGTCGTGATAAAGAACAGTTAATTGATGATGTTTTAGATTGATGAATAAAAGGGAAGAGTGAATGAACGAAGGGTATATGGTCAACGAATGAAAAACGAAGACTGTAAGAACGAATTTTTGATTCAGTGAGGAATTGCATGATTCAGGCTTAATTCAAAGGCTTCGAATGCCTTCGTGTTCGTTAACATGGTTATGGATTTGGTGCTTTGATTGAACGAAGGGGTGAGAGAAAATGCAGAGGATTTCATACGAAGGGGTTATTGGAAAATTATACGAAGGGTATAGTTGGTTGTGCACCAAGGGAAGAAGAAAAGGAAATTTTCGAATATAGTCCCTCAAGTTTCGACAGTTTGACAAGTGGAAAAAACCTTCGTATGAATGATCAAATTTTCGTATGATTTAAAGAAAAGCAAATGTTTCGAAAACAACCCCTAAACCTTCGAATATTTGGCACTTCGAAAATTAATTGAAGTTTCGAATGTTTGACACTTTTCATCCAACTTCGAAAATTGTTTGAGGCTTGTATGTATGGGGTTACTCTTAGTATGATTTGAAGACATTTGTACCCAAATTCGAAAAATGACTGCTTTTGTTGAAAACTGAAGAAAGTACATTTCAAGCCCCTACAGTTTGTGCAAACTGACGCTTTTTAACCAAATTcggaaaagggggagagttttgcatattttgctATTTCGGGCGCACCGGGTCActacagaattttgaaattgacaatttctacccattttttgagaaattttgtcaaaaacgatccgtgaacgaagctaaaaattgaatattttttgggttttccggattgaagcacaaagtttatgccacatgttaagggagAGTTTTGACAcaaaaaattccgaatagagcacgttctctttcattgaaggttttataatcaaatttcgattataaaaagagggagaaatttatatggaaattcgaacttggaATTTTCATAttatgcggatttgaagaccgaagtgatcttgaagttttgaagcttaCGAAATGATGTAATCTGAAGTTCAGAAATGATTTattttcgaaatgggtttgggAATTATTGaatatttttggggtgtgtttttatgctcaGCTTTAGGGTGATAATTTTGAGTTTGAGAAGCTCATGATCATT
The genomic region above belongs to Lactuca sativa cultivar Salinas chromosome 4, Lsat_Salinas_v11, whole genome shotgun sequence and contains:
- the LOC111879152 gene encoding uncharacterized protein LOC111879152: MANLSKLEFMALDISGKKYLSWILDAEIHIDAMGLGNTIKDVNPLNEASSQEKAKAMIFLRHHLDDGLKAKYLTIKDPADLWNNLKERYDHQKTMILPRARFDWLHLRLQDFKSMS
- the LOC111879151 gene encoding uncharacterized protein LOC111879151, with translation MVLQQQYREKGFKKYCELISYLLVAEQNNELLMKNLQSRSTGSSPFPEVNATSSGYNRCGSNRIRGRDRGRGRGRGGCRHNNLPNNNNNISNHQKWESNKNPHPNDKSGQGKKKVENVCHRCGMTGHWLRTCRSPKHFVDLYQASLKYKEGKNAETNFVQNYFYEDQLEMGHLNVADYLANTEGTNGVMDGDGSTQFFP